In the genome of Vicia villosa cultivar HV-30 ecotype Madison, WI linkage group LG7, Vvil1.0, whole genome shotgun sequence, one region contains:
- the LOC131618748 gene encoding uncharacterized protein LOC131618748 — MNCNDAQKVQFGTHMLEKEAEDWWNNTLQRFEEDGIEVTWDLFRDVFLENYFPEDCRGKKEAIGYQQITRFTELVNKSRIYDEDSRESASLYKSLKGKNQDREKPYDDKRKQAGFGKKPSWGRSSTPLKCFKYGVEGHKATECKKEVTTCFKCGKYGHIATNCRGGSNVTCFNCGEKGHVSTKCDKPKKEQAKGKVFALSGAGATTDERLIQGD; from the exons ATGAACTGTAATGATGCTCAGaaagtgcagtttggtactcataTGCTAGAAAAGGAGGCTGAAGATTGGTGGAACAATACTCTTCAGaggtttgaagaagatggaattgaggttacttgggatcttttccgTGATGTCTTCTTAGAGAACTATTTTCCTGAAGATTGTCGTGGgaagaaagag gctattggttaccaacagattacCCGTTTTACTGAGTTAGTTAacaagagtcggatttatgatgaggatagtagagaGAGTGCTTCTCTCTACAAGAGTTTGAAAGGAAAGAATCAGGATCGGGAGAAACCGTATGATGACAAGAGGAAACaagctggttttggcaagaagccaagttgGGGAAGAtcttctactccacttaagtgcttCAAATATGGTGTTGAGGGTCATAAAGCTACTGAGTGCAAGAAGGAGGTtactacttgtttcaagtgtggcaagtatGGTCACATAGCTACTAATTGTAGAGGTGGTTCGAatgtgacttgtttcaactgtggagagAAAGGCCACGTTAGTACAAAATGtgacaagccaaagaaggagcaagcaaAAGGAAAAGTGTTCGCATTGTCTGGTGCGGGAGCCACCACTGATGAGAGGCTAATTCAAG gagattga